In Nicotiana tabacum cultivar K326 chromosome 19, ASM71507v2, whole genome shotgun sequence, one DNA window encodes the following:
- the LOC107770149 gene encoding 21 kDa protein-like translates to MAKLVFSLILLLIISTFVVEGAIVPTFIESQCRRTRYPDLCERSLANHVNPTSQDPQEIAQVALKVSIVKAVYTKIYLRKVSKELKQNKAKEYQAVEDCLDQMSDSVSQLTNSFKELQRMKSADAEGDFVWCQSNVQTWLSTVLTDTYICMDGFSGYGMGGKVMATIKARVLNVAQVTSNTLALFNGFAAWHKSNSNGGSYGENEP, encoded by the coding sequence ATGGCAAAACTTGTCTTTTCCCTTATTTTACTTCTCATCATCTCTACCTTTGTTGTTGAGGGTGCTATTGTGCCTACATTTATAGAGTCACAGTGTAGGCGCACTCGTTATCCAGATCTATGTGAGAGATCTCTAGCAAACCATGTAAATCCAACATCACAAGATCCACAAGAAATAGCTCAAGTTGCTTTGAAAGTGAGCATAGTTAAGGCAGTGTACACAAAAATCTACTTGAGAAAAGTGTccaaagaactcaaacaaaacaAGGCCAAGGAATATCAAGCAGTGGAAGATTGTTTAGATCAAATGTCTGATAGTGTTTCTCAGCTCACAAATTCATTTAAAGAGCTTCAACGTATGAAGAGTGCAGATGCAGAAGGAGATTTTGTATGGTGTCAAAGCAATGTTCAGACTTGGCTTAGCACAGTATTGACTGATACATATATTTGCATGGATGGGTTTTCTGGTTATGGCATGGGTGGTAAGGTGATGGCTACAATTAAAGCTAGGGTTCTAAATGTTGCTCAAGTTACTAGCAATACTTTGGCTTTGTTTAATGGATTTGCGGCTTGGCATAAGTCTAATTCTAATGGTGGTAGCTATGGGGAAAATGAGCCTTAA